TTGTGCTTGTAGTTCTTCGTTTTGCTGCAAATACTGTGGCGCTACCGCAATAATTTTTTTAATAAGAGCAAGGCCATCGTCATCGGCAACCAGTGCACCTTTATCTTCCCATTGTGCAACCGATTGATCAAGAGTTTGCCATTCTATAGGAGTTATGTACGGTGGATTGGTCACAATAAGATCAAAACGAATATCTTTCGGGAGCGCATTGAATAAATCAGAATGCAGGATAATGAGATTACTTGTTTTATTATGAGCGCTGTTTTTTTTGGACAGTGCAATGGCAGAATCTGCAATATCGCATGCGTAGATTGTTGCGTGCGGTAATGCTTGAGCAAGGGTAATTGCTATGCATCCGCTGCCGCAGCAAAGATCTAAAATAGTGATTTGTTGATTTCGTAGTTTTTTGAGTTTAGTAATAAGATTAAAACACCATTCTTCTGTTTCAGGGCGCGGGATTAATGTTGGTGGTGCGACTAAAATAGTGACATCACAAAATGGTACTGATCCAAGCAGATATTGAATAGGCATTTGTTTGGTAATGAGATCTTCAAGCCATTCATTAAGATTTTTTTGTTGTTCCTCACTGAGTATGATGGTGTCTTGATTGATCAGCTCTGTTTTTCTTTTATTGGTGATTGCTTCCACGGTCCACCATGCATATTGTCGGCAGAGTATAGGATCGTTATAAACAGTAAGGATTTG
This is a stretch of genomic DNA from Candidatus Babeliales bacterium. It encodes these proteins:
- the prmC gene encoding peptide chain release factor N(5)-glutamine methyltransferase; this translates as MEKTTQISSLITDIEQQILTVYNDPILCRQYAWWTVEAITNKRKTELINQDTIILSEEQQKNLNEWLEDLITKQMPIQYLLGSVPFCDVTILVAPPTLIPRPETEEWCFNLITKLKKLRNQQITILDLCCGSGCIAITLAQALPHATIYACDIADSAIALSKKNSAHNKTSNLIILHSDLFNALPKDIRFDLIVTNPPYITPIEWQTLDQSVAQWEDKGALVADDDGLALIKKIIAVAPQYLQQNEELQAQAIPQLMIEIGYLQGPTVATLMQQADYTDIKIDTDLEHKDRVVSGRTDNVAPTKAAQ